From a single Labrenzia sp. PHM005 genomic region:
- a CDS encoding rod-binding protein has product MAISPPSDLILDVAKAADPMEIKEAANRLKTMAVNASGADFSLAFYSAKAGTPGTAGFDLFRPGSAGETPAQKSPAEKFEAMILTQFVETMLPKEAEMVFGKGTTGEIWKSMLAEQVAGQLAASGGVGVADLISDTLTQGAKT; this is encoded by the coding sequence ATGGCTATTTCGCCCCCTTCAGATTTGATCCTGGATGTCGCCAAGGCGGCCGATCCAATGGAAATCAAAGAAGCGGCCAATCGGCTAAAGACGATGGCTGTCAATGCAAGCGGTGCTGATTTTAGTTTGGCATTTTACTCTGCAAAAGCTGGCACTCCGGGTACTGCAGGATTTGATTTGTTCCGCCCGGGTAGTGCCGGGGAAACTCCGGCGCAGAAATCGCCGGCTGAGAAATTCGAAGCGATGATCCTCACCCAGTTTGTTGAAACCATGCTGCCAAAAGAGGCCGAGATGGTGTTCGGCAAGGGCACCACCGGTGAAATCTGGAAATCGATGCTGGCCGAACAGGTTGCTGGTCAATTGGCTGCCAGCGGAGGAGTTGGTGTTGCCGACTTGATCTCAGACACTCTCACTCAAGGAGCTAAAACCTGA